A segment of the Candidatus Nanopelagicales bacterium genome:
TCGGGCAGGGCATCACAGTCTCGTCGCTGAACTGGATCGCTTCCCCTGCCGCGCTGGAGAAGGGCTCAGAGGCGTTCGATGCAAATCCCATTGGTGCCGGTCCCTTCACATTGAAGAGCTGGATTCGCCAGGACAAGATGGAACTGTCCAAGAACCCCTCGTACTGGAATGCGCCAAAGCCGTACCTCGACTCCCTCACGATCCGCACGGTGCTGGATTCCGCACAACGCCTGAACACCCTCCAGGCAGATGGCGTGGATATTGTTGTGGATAACAAGGCCGACAACACTCAGAAGGCCGAGGCTGCCGGTTACGGCACCTACCAGGTGATGCTCAATGGCGGCAATGGCTTCGCCTTGAACTTCCGCAAGGCGCCATTCGATGATCCCAAGGTACGAGAAGCCTTCGTGAAGGCGATCGATATCAGCCTCATCAACGAGGTTGTCTACGAAGGCGGGGCAGAACTGCCAACATCGCTGTTCAATGCTGATGCCCCGTTCTACACCGGAACGCAGATCACGCAGTTCAATGCCACCGAAGCGCAGGCGCTCTTCGATGAGATTGCAGCAAAGCAGGGAAAGCCCGTGGCGATCACGCTGACCGCGTACTCGCTGCCACCGAGCAATACCGTCGCTCAGGCGATCCAGGCACAGATGTCGACCTACAAGAACGTCACCGTCAAGGTGGAGGAGTTCGACTTCCCCACTGCACAGGGCAAGTCGCTCAGTGGTGACTTCCAGGCGATGAGTTCCGGAACGAACTTCCTGGATCCGGAGACCCAGATGTACACCTGGTTCCACGGGGATTCGAAGGGGAACACCAGCGGCATCAATGATCCAGTGCTCAATGATGCGCTCGACACCGGACGCCAGGCCACTGACATCGGTGAGCGCAAGGATGCCTACGCGATCGCTCAGGATCGGATTACGTCGCTGAATCCTTACCTCTGGTACGTCTCACCTCAGGGCTTCTTCTGGACAGGAAAGAAGTTCGGAGGCGGCATCGAGTACTACGGCAGTGGCTCACTTGTCACTGAAGGACTGTGGATGCAGCCATAGAAGTGCGGATTGCTGACAGCTCCATTTGATTCCCAGGAGGCCCGACTCATCATGACGAACACCACCCCCTTGCTCGAGGTGCAGCATCTACGAGCGCATATCGGAACCCCACGAGGGTCCGTGCGCGCTGTCGATGATGTCTCATTGAACCTTGAGGCAGGGCAGGCGTTGGGAGTCGTTGGTGAGTCGGGCTCTGGGAAGTCCATCATGGCCCGGGCGATCATGGGCCTGATGCCCCCACGCTCAGCCTGCACAGGCGAGGTTCGCCTTCAGGGAAGAGACCTCTTCTCGCTTTCCAAGAAGGAGAAGCAGGAACTGCTGGGCAATCAGATCGCCATGGTGTTCCAGGACCCGGGGCGATCGCTGAACCCAGTAGTGAGGGTGGAGCGCCAGATCTCAGAGGGCATGCGAAAGCATCTCGGCGTCAGCAAAAGCGAGGCTCACACCCGCGCCCTGCAGCTTCTCGTTGAAGTGGGGGTCCCGGATCCTGAACCTCGTCTTCGCAACTACCCCCATGAGATGTCTGGAGGCATGCGCCAACGCGTCATGCTTGCCATCGCGTTGGCGTGTGAGCCAGTGCTGCTGATTGCCGACGAGCCCACCACCGCACTGGACGTGACGATTCAGCGGCAGATCCTTGATCTTCTGAGATCTGTGCAGCGCGAACGCGGCATGGCCATGATGCTCATCAGCCACGATCTTTCAGTCGTGGCCGGCAGAACGGATCGTGTATCGGTGATGTATGCAGGGAGGCTGTCCGAGACTGGCCCCACTCGCGAAGTCTTCGAGTCCCCCCGACACCGGTACACCGAAGCCCTTCTTGGCGCTACACCATCGATTGCCACGGGACGGCATCAGAGGCTCCGCGTCATCGATGGCTCCCTGCCTGATCCCGTGAGCCCCCCGGAGGGATGCCGCTTTGCTCCGCGATGCGAATTCAGCACACCTGCGTGCATCGATCCAGGACCAGCGTTGACCACAGCGAGTACAGAACACCAGTTCGCCTGCCTGCACCCTGTCGAGCATGCAGCGCGGGACACCGTGAACGTTGGACAAGGGGGACGCTGACATGGCTGGTAGCGGTACAGCACACCTGCGTGACGAACAAGCACTGCTTTCGGTCAAGGATCTGGTGGTCGAGTATCCGACTTCAGGCGGCTTGGTCCAAGCAGTATCGAAAGTGAGCTTCGACGTGGTACGCGGCGAGACCTTGGGCATCGTTGGCGAGTCTGGTTGCGGAAAGTCCACAACAGGCCGATCAGTGCTTCGACTCGACCGGTTGACATCGGGACAGATCTCCTTCAAAGGCGAGTCAATCGAGCGTGCAAGCGAACGCGAGATGCGCAAGCTTCGACGCGAGATGCAGATGATCTTCCAAGATCCGATCGCCTCGTTGAATCCGCGGAGAAGGGTGGAAGACATAGTCGTCGAGGGCCTTGCAGTAGCCAAGCGGCCGGAGGAGGAGCGGAAGCAGACATCGAAAGATGTGCTGAGCCAGGTCGGACTGTCGGGTGAACGGTTTGCCAAGGCCTTACCGCGGGCTCTCTCAGGAGGCCAGGCGCAAAGAGTCGCGATCGCACGTGCGTTGGCCCTGCGCCCTGACCTCCTCATTTGCGATGAGCCGGTTTCGGCACTTGATGTATCCGTTCAAGCACAGGTTCTGAATCTCCTTGAAGACCTCAAAGCCGAACACAACCTCACCATCATCTTCATCTCGCACGACTTGGGCGTAGTACGCACAGTGAGTGATCGAGTGATGGTGATGTACCTGGGTAAGGTCTGCGAGTTCGGTGAGCCGGAGGCTGTCTACAACCACCCAGCTCACCCATATACTCGCGCGCTCCTGGACTCCGTGCCTCAGGCAGATCCTGACGTCGCATTCGGAGGGCCTGCCCTCGAAGGCGACGT
Coding sequences within it:
- a CDS encoding ABC transporter substrate-binding protein, translated to MRKSILTTTMVSVAALVLAACGGGGEADVSSTGGTTSGEPVAGGSASLLMMTEPTSLDPAKITVGYSGSAPVGTSLYGTLFTQDLTTYELIPSIGESLTSSDAGKTFDLKLRPGVTFSDGSALNAEAVKFNWDRMKNPELGSASLGTAAQVTSTKVVDDLTMQFTMGVPNPNFGQGITVSSLNWIASPAALEKGSEAFDANPIGAGPFTLKSWIRQDKMELSKNPSYWNAPKPYLDSLTIRTVLDSAQRLNTLQADGVDIVVDNKADNTQKAEAAGYGTYQVMLNGGNGFALNFRKAPFDDPKVREAFVKAIDISLINEVVYEGGAELPTSLFNADAPFYTGTQITQFNATEAQALFDEIAAKQGKPVAITLTAYSLPPSNTVAQAIQAQMSTYKNVTVKVEEFDFPTAQGKSLSGDFQAMSSGTNFLDPETQMYTWFHGDSKGNTSGINDPVLNDALDTGRQATDIGERKDAYAIAQDRITSLNPYLWYVSPQGFFWTGKKFGGGIEYYGSGSLVTEGLWMQP
- a CDS encoding ABC transporter ATP-binding protein, with protein sequence MTNTTPLLEVQHLRAHIGTPRGSVRAVDDVSLNLEAGQALGVVGESGSGKSIMARAIMGLMPPRSACTGEVRLQGRDLFSLSKKEKQELLGNQIAMVFQDPGRSLNPVVRVERQISEGMRKHLGVSKSEAHTRALQLLVEVGVPDPEPRLRNYPHEMSGGMRQRVMLAIALACEPVLLIADEPTTALDVTIQRQILDLLRSVQRERGMAMMLISHDLSVVAGRTDRVSVMYAGRLSETGPTREVFESPRHRYTEALLGATPSIATGRHQRLRVIDGSLPDPVSPPEGCRFAPRCEFSTPACIDPGPALTTASTEHQFACLHPVEHAARDTVNVGQGGR
- a CDS encoding ABC transporter ATP-binding protein yields the protein MAGSGTAHLRDEQALLSVKDLVVEYPTSGGLVQAVSKVSFDVVRGETLGIVGESGCGKSTTGRSVLRLDRLTSGQISFKGESIERASEREMRKLRREMQMIFQDPIASLNPRRRVEDIVVEGLAVAKRPEEERKQTSKDVLSQVGLSGERFAKALPRALSGGQAQRVAIARALALRPDLLICDEPVSALDVSVQAQVLNLLEDLKAEHNLTIIFISHDLGVVRTVSDRVMVMYLGKVCEFGEPEAVYNHPAHPYTRALLDSVPQADPDVAFGGPALEGDVPSPLSPPSGCRFRTRCPKVQDKCAAEEPLMQEVSPGQFVACHFPLPPIPNSSVEIAAP